A single region of the Theileria annulata chromosome 4, complete sequence, *** SEQUENCING IN PROGRESS *** genome encodes:
- a CDS encoding uncharacterized protein (Tap349h10.p1c.C.cand.222 - score = 20.93), translating into MLNKKSNKKVIKLKKNKNLDNKNNLNKLNKNKINNNNKINNNNKINKNSDKINKNNKLENSLDINDIFIPKIPLPSIILCIENSKPMTIYTNKISLIQLENELNLLNLFYKILKIGIKNKLHILKLFKLNNDFNTNFTINFIGLLLQNFISNFSNYKFNQFKLNNLNDFGLNNTNLNNFGPNNTSLNNLNKDIGNYILSIDNSFFSIFDTYFLLPIINPVTVSPDTVLAQADSSSTTHTTVVPGTSTINTTTTGKGANSMRMECTTGKGANDTFDTPGKGANSMVMECTTSNIEDSKGVVGKGASTNDAPFGSNTGTNIKETPLGVKEDLFGVKEDLFGVKEDLFGVKEDLFGVKEDLFGVVGTVGASTVTEDTVTVQQMYKNLMNNKLCNGNESDFNKFKLLILNNKFDYISPKFINQIINLF; encoded by the coding sequence atgttaaataaaaaatctaataaaaaggttattaaattaaaaaaaaataaaaatttggataataaaaataatttgaataaattaaataaaaataaaattaataataataataaaattaataataataataaaattaataaaaattcggataaaattaataaaaataataaattagaaaatagtttggatattaatgatatatttataccTAAAATACCATTACCaagtataatattatgtataGAAAATTCAAAACCAATGACAATATATACGAATAAGATATCATTAATACaattagaaaatgaattaaatttattaaatttattctataagattttaaaaattggtataaaaaataaattacatatattaaaattatttaaattaaataatgattttaatacaaattttactataaattttattggattacttttacaaaattttatttcaaatttttccaattataaatttaatcaatttaaACTCAATAATTTGAATGACTTTGGactaaataatacaaatttgaataattttggACCAAATAATACAagtttgaataatttgaataaagATATTggaaattatatattatcaattgataattcattttttagtatatttgatacttattttttattaccaattattaatcccgttacggtgtctcccgatacggtgcttgctcaaGCAGatagtagtagtactacCCATACTACAGTTGTACCTGGTACTAGTACTAttaatactactactacgggaaagggagctaattctatgcgtatggagtgtaccaccggaaagggagctaatgaCACTTTTGATAcccctggaaagggagctaattctatggttatggagtgtactactaGTAATATTGAGGATAGTAAGGGAGTTGttggaaagggagctagTACTAATGATGCCCCTTTCGGGTCTAATACTGGTACTAATATTAAGGAAACCCCTTTGGGGGTTAAGGAAGACCTTTTCGGGGTTAAGGAAGACCTTTTCGGGGTTAAGGAAGACCTTTTCGGGGTTAAGGAAGACCTTTTCGGGGTTAAGGAAGACCTTTTCGGGGTTGTAGGTActgttggagcaagcaccgtaacggaagacACCGTAACTGTACAAcaaatgtataaaaatttaatgaataataaattatgtaatGGTAATGAAagtgattttaataaatttaaattattaattttaaataataaatttgattatatttcaccaaaattcattaatcaaattattaatctttTTTAA
- a CDS encoding uncharacterized protein (Tap349h10.p1c.cand.11 - score = 27.05) — MNNHYDNYTKNDNYRENQSYTENDNYREKNDLNNKHTDNVKYNENVDNYTKNDKYNENVDNYRENHNYRENDKYREKDNYREDNLNENYWFNDPKYNQIKSKYSKDKRKLNYQIDYRRDNRRDNRSDYQRDYRTDYTRDYRTDYRRNDQKDYRRVNYQTDDQTDDRTDHHSRDHYQQNNYTRNHYQQNDPRDHYSRDNYQKDYPRDHYSRDHYQQNDYTRNHHSTDNYTQDNYHRSNDYTRNHQRTNVYNRKNHKFYHNYTLENDQFDRSVRSVGSRRSHRSEDSVGSHCSVRSHSSVGSRRSVDSDDSSISIGNNDMYMEEEELMKKMIGVSNFETSKNKKHENINLKTIKKKTKRKYRQYMNRRGGFNHPLSPIQ; from the coding sequence atgaataatcattatgataattatactaaaaatgataattataGAGAAAATCAAAGTTATACAGAAAACGACAATTATAGagaaaaaaatgatttaaacaACAAACATACAGACAACGtcaaatataatgaaaatgttgataattatacaaaaaatgacaaatataatgaaaatgttgATAATTATAGAGAAAATCACAATTATAGAGAAAATGACAAGTATAGAGAAAAAGATAATTATAGAGAAGATAATTTGAATGAGAATTATTGGTTTAATGATCCaaaatataatcaaattaaatcaaaatattcaaaagataaaagaaaattaaattaccAAATAGACTACAGAAGAGATAACAGAAGAGATAACAGAAGTGACTACCAAAGAGACTATAGGACTGATTACACAAGAGACTATAGGACTGACTACAGAAGAAATGACCAAAAAGATTATAGAAGAGTTAACTACCAAACAGATGACCAAACAGATGACCGAACAGATCACCACTCGCGAGATCACTACCAACAAAATAACTACACCCGAAACCACTACCAACAAAATGACCCAAGGGATCACTACTCCAGAGATAACTACCAAAAAGATTACCCAAGAGATCACTACTCCAGAGATCACTACCAACAAAATGACTATACCCGAAATCACCACTCGACAGATAACTACACCCAAGATAACTACCACCGATCAAACGACTATACCCGAAATCACCAACGAACAAATGTTTATAACCGTaaaaatcataaattttatcataACTATACATTAGAAAATGATCAATTTGACCGTTCTGTTCGATCTGTTGGATCTCGTCGATCTCATCGTTCGGAAGATTCTGTTGGTTCTCATTGTTCTGTTCGATCTCATAGTTCTGTTGGATCTCGTCGATCTGTTGATTCGGATGATTCGAGTATAAGTATAGGTAATAATGATATGTATATGGAAGAAGAAGAattaatgaagaaaatgattGGAGTATCAAATTTTGAAACAagtaaaaataagaaacatgaaaatataaatcttaaaactattaaaaaaaaaACTAAAAGAAAATATCGACAATATATGAACCGTCGTGGTGGTTTCAATCATCCATTATCACCAATACAATAA
- a CDS encoding DEAD-box family (SNF2-like) helicase, putative (Tap349h10.p1c.C.cand.220 - score = 58.63), with product MEENEKFLYIINFFLESDDEIIETKDEIRIKKQVLSSLESFYSFYQLSQVRYGACNSSSNILTAERGSLKMCNEIYDIGCLKITRTFGNLSKFKSIDSFHKLKNYQQCGVHWLSIIHNFHSSNAILADEMGLGKTVQVCIFLQYLYNNYINSVTVTGPTGTEDTDTEATEDIEEDIEEDIEEDIESTVTTDSEDIPNTVGPSTDTEDIIRRLNINIIIVPLNIMYNWYNELKLWTNIKNIIIYHGTQSQRINILQYLLNLHYQFSNTVLGPTGTEGTGTEVTNTNNLTNSTKDTSTQTSTIGASTVTMGKGANDTFDTPGKGANFTATECTTGKVANSTAMECTMDTKDTKGEGVNTKETPFRSVGTVGASTVTGTVTDVTEGFIIIITTFGMINDDIKLMKKLQPFEYLIIDEAHLIKNSNSNIYKKLSNYQFNHKLLITGTPIQNNMNELCNLLQFSMNNFNSYDINNSIYNILYNEKLINSFIKYKSFIQIITQSNTNNLTTTMGKGANDTFDTPGKGANFMGTECTIGKGANSTLMECTSEKNINEIAVVTNFGESDTYEGKGANSMGMECTTKDIGTEGTGAVGPDTVTEKLKKKINNIIEFNNKKYKISKELKILQKLTTPFILRRLKKNVINELPIKYSNFIPCHMINYQYYIYQSFINPVTVTGPPNSTTTTTEVTNTKSTINNLTTTKETTTEETTTKDIGTVGASTVTEKNTNKIAVVTNSKDTNTRGIEDTEDEGVTSTVPNTKEVGEEDEGTPLRAKEDHLRAKEDPLRAKEDPFGSVGTDGLGDAVVGRGTDPVTEEINNKIYKLRRICNHPLLIRKIYEDEMLPKISKIIKKLHEEFHEYNLNKIIEYLFTLSDFNIHQLLLQCLQYCDSVTVSPVTVLGPTGTEGTGTEVTNSTNHTNNTTKDSTGASTVTEGKGANDTFGTSGKGANFTAMKCTSEKNLNEIAIVTNSRESSTFSNSKVTSSEETPFGADCTVGRGTDTVTELKNYINKINKKLYLESTKIRKMLELISNIIKKKEKILIFSQFTNYLDIIEYIMKLENMKPILRLDGTVTLIEREKIIKKFNNEDVYILLISIKVGNVGLNLSIANHVILMDQSWNPYNDIQAEDRCHRIGQQKIVHVYKLFVKNTIEEYIINQSYNKLQLNSLFNHH from the exons atgGAAGAAAATGAA aaatttttatatataattaatttttttttagaatctgatgatgaaattattgaaaCTAAAGATGAAATTCGTATTAAAAAACAAGTTTTATCATCATTAGAAtctttttattctttttatcAACTTTCACAAgtacgttacggtgcttgcaACAGCAGCTCCAATATCCTAACCGCTGAAAGGGGTtccctta AGATGtgtaatgaaatatatgaTATTGGTTGTTTGAAGATAACACGTACATTTggtaatttatcaaaatttaaatctattGATTCATTTCATAAActtaaaaattatcaacaatGTGGTGTTCATTGGTTATCaattatacataattttcattCTTCTAATGCTATACTTGCTGATGAAATGGGATTA gGTAAAACAGTACAAgtttgtatatttttacaatatctttataataattatattaattccgttacggtgactggtccCACTGGTACTGAAGATACTGATACTGAGGCTACTGAGGATATTGAAGAGGATATTGAAGAGGATATTGAGGAGGATATTGAGAGTACTGTTACTACAGATAGTGAGGATATTCCTAATACtgttggaccaagcaccgaTACTGAGGATATAATAAGAAGattgaatataaatataataatagtaccattgaatataatgtataattggtataatgaattgaaattatggacaaatattaaaaatattattatatatcatGGTACACAATCACAAcgtattaatatattacaatatttacttaatttacattatcaattttccaatacggtgcttggtccaacgGGTACTGAAGGTACTGGCACTGAGgttactaatactaataacctaactaatagtactaaggatactagTACTCAGACTAGTACcattggagcaagcaccgttactatgggaaagggagcaAATGACACTTTTGATACtccgggaaagggagctaattttacagccacCGAGTGTACTACTGGAAAGGtagctaattctacagctatggagtgtactatggatactaaggatactaaggGAGAGGGAGTTAATACTAAGGAAACCCCTTTCAGGTCTGTTGGTAcagttggagcaagcaccgtaacgggcACCGTAACGGACGTAACGGAAggatttataataataataacaacATTTGGTATGATAAATgatgatataaaattaatgaagaaattacaaccatttgaatatttaataattgatgaagcacatttaattaaaaattccaattctaatatatataaaaaattatccAATTATCAATTCaatcataaattattaattacaG GAACACCAATACAGAATAATATGAATGaattatgtaatttattacaattttcaatgaataatttcaattcatatgatattaataattccatttataatattttgtataatgaaaaattaatcaattcattcattaaatataaatctttcatacaaattattacacaatctaatactaataacctaactactactatgggaaagggagcaAATGACACTTTTGATACtccgggaaagggagctaattttatgggtacagagtgtactattggaaagggagctaattctacccttatggagtgtactagtgagaaaaatattaatgaaattgctgttgtaactaaTTTTGGGGAGTCGGATACTTAtgagggaaagggagctaattctatgggtatggagtgtactactaaggatattgGTACTGAGGGAACTGGTGCCGTTGGAcctgacaccgtaacggaaaaactaaaaaagaaaataaataatataatagaatttaataataaaaaatataaaataagtAAAGAATTGAAGATATTACAGAAATTAACAACACCATTTATATTAAGAagattaaaaaaaaatgtaattaatgaattacCAATTAAATATTCCAATTTCATACCATGTCATATGAttaattatcaatattatatttatcaatcttttattaatccagttacggtgactggtccGCCAAACAGTACTACCACTACCACTGAGgttactaatactaagagtactattaataacctaactactactaaggAAACTACTACTGAGGAAACtactactaaggatattggtactgttggagcaagcaccgttacggagaaaaatactaataaaatCGCTGTTGTTACTAATtctaaggatactaatactagGGGTATTGAGGATACTGAGGATGAGGGAGTTACTAGTACTGTTCctaatactaaggaagTTGGTGAGGAAGATGAAGGAACCCCTTTGAGGGCTAAGGAAGACCATTTGAGGGCTAAGGAAGACCCTTTGAGGGCTAAGGAAGACCCTTTCGGGTCTGTTGGTACTGATGGCCTGGGTGATGCTGTTGTTGGCCGTGGTACTGAccccgtaacggaagaaataaataataaaatatataaattaagaaGAATATGTAATCATCCATTATTAATAAGAAAAATATATGAAGATGAAATGTTAccaaaaatatcaaaaataataaaaaaattacatGAAGAATTTcatgaatataatttaaataaaattattgaatatttatttacacttTCTGATTTCAATATACATCAACTTTTATTACAATGTCTACAATATTGTgattccgttacggtgtctcccgtaacggtgcttggtccaacgGGTACTGAAGGTACTGGTACTGAGGttactaatagtactaaccatactaataatactactaaggaTTCTactggagcaagcaccgttacggagggaaagggagctaatgaCACTTTTGGTACCtccggaaagggagctaattttacagctatgAAGTGTACTAGTGAGaaaaatttgaatgaaATCGCCATTGTAACTAATTCTAGGGAGTCAAGTACTTTTTCTAATAGTAAGGTTACTAGTAGTGAGGAAACCCCTTTCGGGGCTGATTGTACTGTTGGCCGTGGTActgacaccgtaacggaattaaaaaattatataaataaaataaataaaaaattatatttagaaagtacaaaaataagaaaaatgttagaattaatatcgaatataattaaaaagaaagaaaaaatattaatattttcacaatttacaaattatttggatataatagaatatataatgaaattagaaaatatgAAACCAATATTAAGATTAGATGGTACAGTAACATTAATAGAACGagagaaaataataaagaaatttaataatgaagatgtttatatattattaattagtataaaaGTTGGTAATGTAggattaaatttatcaatagCAAATCatgtaatattaatggaTCAGAGTTGGAATCCATATAATGATATACAAGCAGAAGATCGATGTCATCGAATAGGACAACAAAAAATCGTACACGTCTATAAACTTTTCGTTAAAAATACTATCgaagaatatattattaatcaatcatataataaattacaacttaattcattattcaatcatcattaa